Sequence from the Gemmatimonadota bacterium genome:
GGCGCACGGCGGGATGCCGGCTTCTCGATCTTCTACATGGGCATCAACACCGGCGCCTTCGTTGGCCAGCTGGTCACCGGCTTTCTCGGTGAGAGCATCGGGTGGCACTGGGGCTTCGGCGCCGCCGGCGTCGGCATGTTCTTCGGCCTGGTCTCGTTCAAGCTCTTCGCGCCGAGCACGCTCGGCGACCTCGGGACCGAGATTGTCCGGCATCCGGACGCGGCGGTGCAGGCCAGGCAGGAACGCTCGGTGAAGACGGTCGTTGGCCTGCTCCTGGCGTCGATCGTGGCGCTCTTCGCGTTGGTCGCGAGCGGCGTGGTGACCCTCGATCCGCAAGCGATCGGCCTCAACATGGTCTACGTGCTCGTCGGATTTGGCGCCCTCTTCTTCGGCTTCGTCTTCTTCGACAGCTCGCTCACGCGGCAGGAGAAGAAGCAGGCCGTCGTGATCCTCGTGCTCTTCATCTTCGCCGCCCTCTTCTGGGCAGCCTTCGAGCAGGCGCCGACCTCGCTCAACCTCTTCGCGCGCGACTTCACCAATCGGATGGTCGGCGGCTTCGAGATTCCCGCCACCTGGTTCCAGTCGGTCAACTCCGCCTGGATCATCATCTTCGCGCCGGTGGCGGCGGCGGTGTGGGTCGGCCTCGCCAAGCGCGGCGGTGACCTCTCGGCACCGGCGAAGTTCGCGCTCGGCCTGGCGTTCGCCGGGGTCGGCTTCGGCCTGATGGTGATCGTTGCGAAGGATGTCGTCGCCAGTGGCGGCACGCTGAAGGTGTCGCCGATGTGGCTGGTCTGGAGCTACCTCTTCCAGACGCTCGGCGAGCTCTGCCTGTCGCCGGTGGGGTTGTCGTCGATGACGAAGCTGGCGCCGCGGAAGTATGTCGGTCAGATGATGGGGATCTGGTTCCTCGCCGCGTCAGTGGGCAACCTGATCGCAGGGCTCGTCGGCGGTCGCGTCGATCCGGAAAAGCTGGACCAGATGCCCGAGCTCTTCCTCTGGACCGCCGTGGCGCTCTTCATCACGGCTGCGATCCTCGGGCTGATGATCAAGCCGATCAAGCGGATGATCGAAGCGAACTAGTGCACATGAGGATCGATGATCGATCATCGATGATCGATCATCGATTGCGGGGTGGCTTTCCGAATATCGCGAAGAGGTAGGCCAGTGCCGGAAAGAGGATCACCGCCCCGGCTGCGAGCGCACCCACCAACAGGGTGAGCGTCGCGGTCGGGGCGGCGGCGTCGTAGACGCTCATCGTCGGCGGGAGGATGTAGGGCCACTGGGCCATCGCCCAACCGACCACGATCAGCGCCGTTTGCACCGCGGCGGCGGTCCGCGCGATCCGGTAGTGCCTGCGCCACAGTGCGGCGAGCGCCGTGAGGGCCGCGCCACCCGTGAGGAAATGCAGCACCGGGGCCCATGTCGCACCGGTCAATTCCTCGAAGACCCACGGGGCATCGCTCTGCGCCAGATAGAGCGCGATCACCGCGCCGGGGAGGAGCAGGACGCCGGCCCCGAGGGCTCGGACTCGGAAGTCTCCCGCGAGTGCCGCATCCTTGGCCTCGACGGTGAGATAGACGGCGGCGAGGAAGGCGAAGAGCAGCAGCGTGAGGACACCGATGGCGACCGGAAAGGGCGCCAGCCACGGCGAGACATACGCGGCCGCAAAACTGCGCACGCCCGGTGGCGCAACCGCGCCAGCCGCGACCGCGCCAGCCGTGACGCCGAGCAGCAGCGGAGTCACCAGCGAGGCAACGGCGAAGACGAGTCCCCAGCGACGCTGCACGTCGTCATCACGACGATCGTAGCTCCGGAAGGTGAAGGCCGAGCCGCGCAGCACCACCCCGATCAGCATCAAGGTGAGGGGGATGTGGAGCGAGACCGACAGGCGGGCGTAGGCGATCGGAAAGCCGGTGAAGAGGATCACCACCACCAGGATGAGCCAGACGTGGTTCGCTTCCCAGATCGGGGCGATGGTGTCCGCGATCAGGGCGCGCTGGGGGCGGGCCCGTGGGCCGGTCGCGAAGAGATCCCAGACGCCGCCGCCGAAGTCGGCTCCCGCGAAAAGCACATAGGCGGTCATCGCGGTGAGGCACGCGACGGCCGTCAGTTCCACCAGGGGCCACTCATTCATGGGTGGCGCCCCGGGTCGTGGGCTCGTGCCGTCGACGCCATTCCGTGGCATGGGGAGCACTGAGGATCTGCCGCCGCAACAGCCAGACGACGGCCACGGCCAACAGCACGTAGAGCGCGGTGAAGCCGAGGAACGGCACGATCAACCCCGGCATCGGCGTGACGGCATCGGCCGTGCGGAGCACGCCCTGGATCACCCACGGTTGGCGCCCCACCTCGGTGACCACCCACCCCGCTTCCGTGGCGACGAAGCCCAGCGGCGTGGCGACCACCAGCAGCTGGAGGAGCCGCCGATGCTCGGCGAGATCATCGCGCTGGGCGAGCGCGCGCCAGCCGACGAGGCCGGCGAGGATCATCACCACGCCGCACGCCACCATCACCTGAAACGCGACGTGAGTGACTCGCACGTTCGGCCAATCCTCGCGCGGCACCCGGTCGAGGCCGGGGACCGTGGCCCCGAAGTCGTTGGTCGCAAGGAAGGAGAGGGCCCCCGGAATCTCCACGCCATAACGCACCTCGCGGCGTGCCGGATCGGGCCAGCCACCGAGCAGCAGCGGCGCGGCGGCTTGCGTCTCGAACAGCGACTCCATCGCGGCAAACTTGGCGGGTTGGGTCGCGGCGACGAAGCCGGCGGAGTGGTGGCCGGAGAGCGGCTGCAGCAGCGCCGCGGGGATCGCCATCAGCAAAGCGACCCGCAGGCCACGCTGATGGAAGGCGTTCGCGGGCTGCCGGAGCAGCATGGCCGCGTGGATGCCTGCCGCGCCGAAGCCGGTGGCGGCATACGCGGCGAGGGTCATGTGAAGCGCCTGCGGGAAGGCGGCTGGGGTCTGGAGCGCCTGCAGCGGATCGATGCCCGTGGCGACGCCATTCACCAACGTGAAGCCGGTCGGCGCATTCATCCAGGCGTTGGCGATCACCACGAAGACGCCCGAGAGCGCACCACTCACCGCCACCAGCACGCCGGCCCGGAGGTGGGCGCGTTCGCTGATGCGATCCCACCCATAGAGGTAGATCCCGAGGAAGATCGCCTCCATGAAAAAGGCGAATCCTTCAAGGGAGAACGGCATCCCGATGATCGGGCCGGCGAATTCCATGAACCCCGGCCAGAGCAACCCCAACTCGAACGACAGCACCGTCCCCGACACCGCACCGACGGCAAAGAGGATCGCCGTCCCTTTGGCCCAGCGTCGCGCCAGCTCCAGGTAGTGCGGGTCGCGCGTCACCAGCCAGCGGCGCTCGGCGATGACCATCAGCACCGGCATCCCGATACCGATCACCGCAAAGACGATGTGGAAGGCGAGGGAGACCGCCATCTGGGAGCGGGCGGCGAGCAGGTCGGACATGGCCATCCGGCGGTCGAGGGTCTTGTGAAAAATTTCACAAGGGTACCCAGATAGGCAAGGTCGGTTCCGAATCGCGCCGGAAGCGATGCAACCTGAAACCCGGGGAATTGACGTCCCGTATCGGAACGTGAACCTGAACGGAGACCCCTTCGATGCGATTCCTCAAGCGCGCCCTCAGCGTCATCCTCCTCGTCCTGTTGGTTGCCTTCGGCGCCGCGTACGGCTTCGCCCAGCGTGAACTGGGGCGCACCTACGCGGTCGCCCGTAAGGCACCGACGCCGACGACCGACTCGATCGCCCTCGCGCGGGGTGAGCATCTCGCCACCGCCATCGGGAAGTGCGCCGATTGTCACGGGGACGATTTCGGTGGTTCGCTCGTGATCGATGATCCCGCGCTCGGGCGCGTCGGCGCGCCAAACCTGACGGGCGGCCGTGGGGGTGTGGGCTCGATTCGCACCGACGCCGACTTCGCTGCGGCGATTCGTCATGGCGTCGGCCCGGCCGGGAAACCCCTCCTGATCATGCCGGCTCACGATTACACCTACTTGTCGGAGGCGGACCTCCAGGCACTCATCGGCTTCCTGCGCAGCCGGCCGAACGTCGACCGCGAGACCCCGGCGCGTCGGCTCGGTCCGGTCGGGTTGGCGCTGATCGCCAGCAAGAAACTGCCGCTCTCGGCCGCGCTGATCGATCACGCCGTCGTCCAACCCGACAGCGTTCCCCAAGGGCCCACGGCGGAGTACGGCCGCTACCTGGCGAACGTCGGCGGCTGCACCGGCTGCCACAATCCATCGCTGTCGGGTGGCGAAATCATCGGCGCCCCCCCGGGGACACCGCAGGCCGCCAACCTCACGCCCGGCGGGCGGTCGTGGACGCTGGAACTCTTTCGCACGACGCTGCGCACCGGGCAGCGTCCCGGCGGCGGTGGCGAACTCAACGCCTTCATGCCGATCCGCTTCACGAAGCTGATGACCGACGAGGAGATTGAAGCGGTGTGGCGCTATGTGGTGAGTGTGCCGGCCAAGACCCTCGGCGAACCGTGATGATTCGCCGAGGTCGCGAGGGTCAAGGGGACTTGGCCTTCGCCGCCTTGGTGGGATAGGCCACGTCCGGTGGGGCGTCGCCGCGCGGCCAGTCATCGACGCTGGCCGCGAAGGGCGGACGGGGCTTGGTGGTGATGTAGGTCGCGACGTCCTGCGCATCCTGTTCGCTGAGCGTGCCGGCGCTGTCGAAAGGCATGTTGTGTTTCGCGAACGCGGCGAGGGTGCGCAGTCGGGCCATCCCGGCGCCGATGGTGAAGCTGCGTGGCCCCCAGAGCGGGGGAAACGCCGCCATCCCGTCGCCGTTGAGGCCGTGGCATCGCGCGCACTGTGCCGAGAAGACCGCTGCACCGTGCACCGTGTCGCCACGCTCCGGCGAGCCGAGCGGCAACCCCTGACCCGGGACGGTGCTCCCCTGGGCCACCCCGGTCGAGAGCCACGCCATATAGGCGACCATGTCGCGCATCGCCGGGTCGTCCCACGCGAGTGCGGTGCCCGCCAGCGACCGCTCGAAGCAATCATTGATCCGATCCTCAAGCCGCTGCACCGAGGCCGAGCGTGATCGATATTGCGGGAAGCGCGCCGTCACGCCGATCCAGGGCATGGCGTTCGGGCGTCGCCCCTCGTCGAGGTGGCACGACGTGCACCGCAGCGCATTGCCGACATGGCTCGGCAGCGAGTCACGCGTGGCACTGAGGATCGCGCGCCCTCGCAGCACCGCGACACCGAGGTCGCCCTTCGGCAGCGGTGGCAACGGTGCGAGGCCACTCACGGAGGCGGCCGTCGAGTCGACGGGCGGGGCCACCGGCGGCCGCGGCGAGCATGCCGCCAGCGCGAGCGTGGCGAATCCAATGGCGAGGCGATGGCTCACGCGATCAGCTCGTAAGCGCAGCCATGTTCCTGCGCCATCGCGATGCCGGCCACGACGGCCGGGACCAGCACGACGCCCGGCAGGAAGGAGGCGATCAGGTCGGCACGGACCGCCTCTGGCGTCTCATTGCGACGGCGTGCCAGCGAGGCAGTCAAGTTGCGCAGGACATTGTTGCAGAACAGGAAGGTCGCGCCACGGCGTTGGAGCGACGGCACCGCAACGGCGGCGAAGGGATCGGTCGGGGCCTCGGAGGCATAGAGGTTCCGGAGGCT
This genomic interval carries:
- a CDS encoding peptide MFS transporter; this encodes MHPAGPPHHAGIHVSQAPTTGFFGHPVGLRTLFLTEMWERFSYYGLRPLLVLFMSAALLDGGFGLERSQASAIVGIYAACVYLASLPGGWIADRWLGLRRSIYYGAILITLGHLSIGLSGLAGQGTSGKLAFFAGLVLIVMGTGLLKPNISAIVGDLYPEGGARRDAGFSIFYMGINTGAFVGQLVTGFLGESIGWHWGFGAAGVGMFFGLVSFKLFAPSTLGDLGTEIVRHPDAAVQARQERSVKTVVGLLLASIVALFALVASGVVTLDPQAIGLNMVYVLVGFGALFFGFVFFDSSLTRQEKKQAVVILVLFIFAALFWAAFEQAPTSLNLFARDFTNRMVGGFEIPATWFQSVNSAWIIIFAPVAAAVWVGLAKRGGDLSAPAKFALGLAFAGVGFGLMVIVAKDVVASGGTLKVSPMWLVWSYLFQTLGELCLSPVGLSSMTKLAPRKYVGQMMGIWFLAASVGNLIAGLVGGRVDPEKLDQMPELFLWTAVALFITAAILGLMIKPIKRMIEAN
- a CDS encoding cytochrome d ubiquinol oxidase subunit II; the encoded protein is MNEWPLVELTAVACLTAMTAYVLFAGADFGGGVWDLFATGPRARPQRALIADTIAPIWEANHVWLILVVVILFTGFPIAYARLSVSLHIPLTLMLIGVVLRGSAFTFRSYDRRDDDVQRRWGLVFAVASLVTPLLLGVTAGAVAAGAVAPPGVRSFAAAYVSPWLAPFPVAIGVLTLLLFAFLAAVYLTVEAKDAALAGDFRVRALGAGVLLLPGAVIALYLAQSDAPWVFEELTGATWAPVLHFLTGGAALTALAALWRRHYRIARTAAAVQTALIVVGWAMAQWPYILPPTMSVYDAAAPTATLTLLVGALAAGAVILFPALAYLFAIFGKPPRNR
- a CDS encoding cytochrome ubiquinol oxidase subunit I, coding for MSDLLAARSQMAVSLAFHIVFAVIGIGMPVLMVIAERRWLVTRDPHYLELARRWAKGTAILFAVGAVSGTVLSFELGLLWPGFMEFAGPIIGMPFSLEGFAFFMEAIFLGIYLYGWDRISERAHLRAGVLVAVSGALSGVFVVIANAWMNAPTGFTLVNGVATGIDPLQALQTPAAFPQALHMTLAAYAATGFGAAGIHAAMLLRQPANAFHQRGLRVALLMAIPAALLQPLSGHHSAGFVAATQPAKFAAMESLFETQAAAPLLLGGWPDPARREVRYGVEIPGALSFLATNDFGATVPGLDRVPREDWPNVRVTHVAFQVMVACGVVMILAGLVGWRALAQRDDLAEHRRLLQLLVVATPLGFVATEAGWVVTEVGRQPWVIQGVLRTADAVTPMPGLIVPFLGFTALYVLLAVAVVWLLRRQILSAPHATEWRRRHEPTTRGATHE
- a CDS encoding c-type cytochrome → MRFLKRALSVILLVLLVAFGAAYGFAQRELGRTYAVARKAPTPTTDSIALARGEHLATAIGKCADCHGDDFGGSLVIDDPALGRVGAPNLTGGRGGVGSIRTDADFAAAIRHGVGPAGKPLLIMPAHDYTYLSEADLQALIGFLRSRPNVDRETPARRLGPVGLALIASKKLPLSAALIDHAVVQPDSVPQGPTAEYGRYLANVGGCTGCHNPSLSGGEIIGAPPGTPQAANLTPGGRSWTLELFRTTLRTGQRPGGGGELNAFMPIRFTKLMTDEEIEAVWRYVVSVPAKTLGEP
- a CDS encoding c-type cytochrome, translated to MSHRLAIGFATLALAACSPRPPVAPPVDSTAASVSGLAPLPPLPKGDLGVAVLRGRAILSATRDSLPSHVGNALRCTSCHLDEGRRPNAMPWIGVTARFPQYRSRSASVQRLEDRINDCFERSLAGTALAWDDPAMRDMVAYMAWLSTGVAQGSTVPGQGLPLGSPERGDTVHGAAVFSAQCARCHGLNGDGMAAFPPLWGPRSFTIGAGMARLRTLAAFAKHNMPFDSAGTLSEQDAQDVATYITTKPRPPFAASVDDWPRGDAPPDVAYPTKAAKAKSP